Proteins encoded together in one Nocardioides marinisabuli window:
- a CDS encoding ABC transporter permease subunit: MLLAPLLVLGLGASSAHAGVATLCLAQPGQSACVSGTVGNRTNPVEGAEVVLRDEAGTEVDSITTAADGKYSFQVTEAGDYFLFVDPESLPDDVEIIPPAPRFQEDDGSIRVPVKLGRTTAPDLEVRSVDYDADGAGFGDQIVQSIAQGLRLGLLLALASVGLSLIYGTTGLSSFSHAEQVTLGGMVAYGLVNVAGLNLWLGILLTTLICGSTGYVQDRLMWQPLRRRGLGLTQMMIVTIGLALAAQYAFQFFVGASQQKVVVRTFDVVEIGPVRMTDMSFVAMGVSLVAIAIVGFVLLRTRIGQATRAVSDNPALAAASGIDVDRIIRLVWIAATGLAGLGGVFYALVVSNGIRWDTGMQILLLLFAAVTLGGLGTAFGAFVGAIIIGLVVELAGPLGAPGDLKYAVALVILILLLMVRPQGLLGRAVRVG, from the coding sequence ATGCTGCTGGCCCCCCTGCTCGTGCTGGGCCTGGGTGCCTCGTCGGCCCACGCCGGCGTGGCGACCCTGTGCCTGGCCCAGCCCGGCCAGAGCGCCTGCGTCAGCGGCACGGTCGGCAACCGCACCAACCCCGTCGAGGGCGCCGAGGTGGTGCTGCGCGACGAGGCCGGCACGGAGGTCGACTCGATCACGACCGCCGCCGACGGCAAGTACAGCTTCCAGGTCACCGAGGCGGGCGACTACTTCCTCTTCGTCGACCCCGAGTCGCTGCCCGACGACGTCGAGATCATCCCGCCGGCCCCGCGCTTCCAGGAGGACGACGGCAGCATCCGCGTCCCGGTGAAGCTGGGTCGCACCACCGCTCCCGACCTCGAGGTCCGCTCGGTCGACTACGACGCCGACGGCGCCGGCTTCGGCGACCAGATCGTGCAGAGCATCGCCCAGGGCCTGCGCCTGGGGCTGCTGCTCGCCCTGGCCTCGGTCGGTCTGTCGCTGATCTACGGGACGACCGGCCTGTCCAGCTTCTCGCACGCCGAGCAGGTGACGCTGGGCGGCATGGTGGCCTACGGCCTGGTCAACGTCGCCGGCCTGAACCTGTGGCTGGGCATCCTGCTGACCACGCTCATCTGCGGCAGCACCGGCTACGTGCAGGACCGCCTGATGTGGCAACCACTACGACGGCGCGGGCTCGGCCTGACCCAGATGATGATCGTGACGATCGGTCTGGCGCTCGCGGCCCAGTACGCCTTCCAGTTCTTCGTCGGCGCCTCGCAGCAGAAGGTCGTGGTGCGCACCTTCGACGTGGTCGAGATCGGCCCGGTGCGGATGACCGACATGTCCTTCGTGGCCATGGGCGTCTCGCTCGTCGCGATCGCGATCGTCGGCTTCGTGCTGCTGCGCACCCGCATCGGCCAGGCCACCCGCGCGGTCTCCGACAACCCCGCGCTCGCCGCGGCCTCCGGCATCGACGTCGACCGGATCATCCGCCTCGTGTGGATCGCCGCCACCGGCCTCGCCGGCCTCGGCGGCGTCTTCTACGCGCTCGTGGTCAGCAACGGCATCCGCTGGGACACCGGCATGCAGATCCTGCTGCTGCTCTTCGCCGCGGTGACGCTGGGCGGTCTCGGCACCGCCTTCGGCGCCTTCGTCGGCGCCATCATCATCGGTCTCGTCGTGGAGCTCGCCGGGCCGCTGGGCGCGCCCGGTGACCTCAAGTACGCGGTGGCGCTGGTCATCCTCATCCTGCTGCTGATGGTCAGGCCCCAGGGCCTGCTCGGACGCGCCGTCCGAGTCGGCTGA
- a CDS encoding ANTAR domain-containing response regulator, which produces MDLAEMLAEEGFDVVGQAGDGETAIRLAEEHRPDLVILDVKMPVLDGIAAAEAIARQRIAPVIVLTAFSQRELVERARDAGAMAYLVKPFSHTDLVPAIEMALSRFAEVQALETEVAGLTDRLETRKSVDRAKGVLQRELGVSEPEAFRWIQKTAMDLRLSMRQVADGVVEHGVVPQEDQQPE; this is translated from the coding sequence ATGGACCTGGCCGAGATGCTGGCCGAGGAGGGCTTCGACGTCGTCGGGCAGGCCGGCGACGGTGAGACCGCGATCCGGCTCGCCGAGGAGCACCGCCCCGACCTGGTGATCCTCGACGTCAAGATGCCGGTCCTCGACGGCATCGCGGCCGCCGAGGCGATCGCGCGCCAGCGGATCGCGCCGGTGATCGTGCTGACCGCGTTCTCGCAGCGCGAGCTCGTCGAGCGGGCGCGCGACGCGGGCGCGATGGCCTACCTGGTCAAGCCGTTCAGCCACACCGACCTGGTGCCGGCCATCGAGATGGCGCTGAGCCGCTTCGCGGAGGTCCAGGCGCTCGAGACCGAGGTCGCGGGGCTGACCGACCGGCTCGAGACCCGCAAGAGCGTCGACCGTGCCAAGGGAGTGCTCCAGCGCGAGCTCGGCGTCTCCGAGCCCGAGGCCTTCCGGTGGATCCAGAAGACGGCGATGGACCTGCGCCTATCGATGCGCCAGGTCGCCGACGGCGTGGTCGAGCACGGGGTCGTGCCGCAGGAGGACCAGCAGCCCGAGTGA
- a CDS encoding transcriptional regulator: MHPATVRQAAETLLARGLGPSEVARLLGVPRTTVRDWSRPRTHAPRGECPRCTSAPLASTYAALLGFYLGDGHVSRAARYHALRISCDAGYPGIVDDVAGLLVDVRPGARVFRVAAPGVVVVQAHWQHWPCLLPQHGPGRKHERPIRLQRWQEEAVRRDPGGFLRGLLHSDGCRVHNWTRKQVRGETRRYDYPRWQFSNRSEDILALCCWALDLVGVAWRRSSPTVVSVSTRAGVARVDALVGPKT; encoded by the coding sequence GTGCACCCCGCCACCGTCCGCCAGGCAGCCGAGACGCTGCTCGCGAGAGGCCTGGGCCCCTCGGAGGTGGCCCGGCTGCTGGGGGTGCCCCGCACGACCGTGCGCGACTGGTCCCGACCGCGCACGCACGCACCCCGCGGCGAGTGCCCCCGGTGCACCTCGGCTCCCCTGGCATCCACGTACGCCGCGCTGCTGGGGTTCTACCTCGGGGACGGCCACGTCTCGAGGGCTGCGCGGTACCACGCCCTGCGCATCTCCTGCGACGCCGGCTACCCCGGCATCGTCGACGACGTCGCGGGCCTGCTCGTCGACGTGCGACCCGGCGCCCGGGTGTTCCGCGTGGCCGCACCCGGCGTGGTCGTGGTGCAGGCCCACTGGCAGCACTGGCCCTGCCTCCTCCCCCAGCACGGACCGGGACGCAAGCACGAGCGTCCGATCCGGCTGCAGCGCTGGCAGGAGGAGGCGGTGCGCCGCGACCCCGGCGGCTTCCTCCGGGGCCTCCTGCACTCCGACGGCTGCCGGGTCCACAACTGGACCCGCAAGCAGGTCCGGGGGGAAACGAGGCGCTACGACTACCCGCGCTGGCAGTTCAGCAACCGGTCCGAGGACATCCTGGCGCTGTGCTGCTGGGCGCTCGACCTGGTCGGGGTGGCGTGGCGGCGCTCGAGCCCGACCGTCGTCAGCGTCTCGACCCGTGCCGGGGTGGCCCGGGTGGACGCCCTGGTGGGACCCAAGACCTGA
- the pyk gene encoding pyruvate kinase, giving the protein MRRAKIVCTLGPVTSSRESIRALVGAGMDVARLNMSHGSHADHAATYRLVREAADELGHGVGIVADLQGPKIRLETFAEGSAHLEAGAEWTITTRDVPGDDTICGTTYKGLPGDVAEGDPLLIDDGRIRLRVLEVGETDVRCEVVVGGKVSNNKGINLPGVAVSVPALSEKDIEDLRFALHLSVDFVALSFVRNAADAEDVRAIMREEGVLVPVIAKIEKPQAMDNLDEIIAAFDGFMVARGDLGVECPLEHVPFLQKRIIEQARLNAKPVIVATQMLESMISSPSPTRAEASDVANAVLDGADAVMLSGETSVGDHAVTAVETMARIITSTETHALASNGSGVATIDWDPHTRSGVIAKAAAEVAERVGAKYVVAFTTSGDTARRMARLRGRVPLLAFTPENIVRSQLSLTWGVETFRTQQVEHTDEMVRQVDEQLLKIGRVQEGDLVVIIAGAPPGIPGSTNALRIHQMGDAINEVAPAYQRR; this is encoded by the coding sequence GTGCGTAGAGCCAAGATCGTCTGCACCCTCGGCCCCGTGACCTCCTCGCGCGAGAGCATCCGTGCCCTCGTCGGCGCCGGCATGGACGTCGCCCGGTTGAACATGAGCCACGGCAGCCACGCCGACCACGCCGCGACCTACCGGCTGGTGCGCGAGGCCGCCGACGAGCTCGGCCACGGGGTCGGCATCGTCGCCGACCTCCAGGGCCCCAAGATCCGTCTCGAGACCTTCGCCGAGGGCTCGGCGCACCTGGAGGCCGGCGCGGAGTGGACGATCACCACCCGCGACGTCCCTGGTGACGACACGATCTGCGGCACGACGTACAAGGGCCTGCCCGGTGACGTCGCCGAGGGCGACCCGCTGCTGATCGACGACGGGCGGATCCGCCTGCGCGTGCTCGAGGTCGGTGAGACCGACGTGCGCTGCGAGGTCGTCGTGGGCGGGAAGGTCAGCAACAACAAGGGCATCAACCTGCCCGGTGTCGCCGTGTCCGTGCCGGCGCTGTCGGAGAAGGACATCGAGGACCTCCGCTTCGCGCTGCACCTCAGCGTCGACTTCGTGGCGCTGTCCTTCGTGCGCAACGCCGCCGACGCCGAGGACGTGCGCGCGATCATGCGCGAGGAGGGCGTCCTGGTGCCGGTCATCGCCAAGATCGAGAAGCCCCAGGCGATGGACAACCTCGACGAGATCATCGCCGCCTTCGACGGCTTCATGGTCGCCCGCGGCGACCTGGGCGTGGAGTGCCCGCTCGAGCACGTGCCGTTCCTGCAGAAGCGGATCATCGAGCAGGCCCGCCTCAACGCGAAGCCGGTCATCGTGGCCACCCAGATGCTGGAGTCGATGATCAGCTCGCCCTCGCCGACCCGTGCCGAGGCCTCCGACGTCGCCAACGCCGTCCTCGACGGGGCCGACGCGGTGATGCTCTCGGGCGAGACCAGCGTCGGTGACCACGCCGTCACGGCCGTCGAGACGATGGCGCGCATCATCACCTCGACCGAGACCCACGCCCTGGCCAGCAACGGCTCGGGCGTCGCCACCATCGACTGGGACCCCCACACCCGCTCCGGCGTCATCGCCAAGGCGGCCGCCGAGGTCGCCGAGCGGGTCGGCGCGAAGTACGTCGTCGCCTTCACCACCAGCGGCGACACCGCGCGCCGGATGGCGCGGCTGCGCGGCCGGGTGCCGCTGCTGGCCTTCACGCCCGAGAACATCGTGCGCTCGCAGCTCTCGCTGACCTGGGGCGTCGAGACCTTCCGCACCCAGCAGGTCGAGCACACCGACGAGATGGTCCGCCAGGTCGACGAGCAGCTGCTCAAGATCGGGCGCGTGCAGGAGGGCGACCTGGTCGTCATCATCGCCGGTGCGCCCCCGGGCATCCCGGGCTCGACCAACGCGCTGCGCATCCACCAGATGGGCGACGCGATCAACGAGGTCGCACCGGCCTACCAGCGGCGCTGA
- a CDS encoding glutamate synthase subunit beta, with protein sequence MADPKGFLKEGRKVATRRPVEERVEDWNEVYPDGVGRALLPIITPQAGRCMDCGIPFCHQGCPLGNIIPEWNDLVWRDDWEGAIERLHATNNFPEFTGRLCPAPCETACVLGINQDPVTIKNVEVSIIDRAWESGSVRPQPPEWLSGRTVAVIGSGPAGLAAAQQLTRAGHTVAVYERADKIGGLLRYGIPEFKMEKKHLDRRLDQMRREGTVFRAGVDVGGDLTGARLADRYDAVVLATGSTVARDLDVEGRELGGIHQAMEFLPQANRVALGESVDDQIRADGKHVVIIGGGDTGADCLGTSTRQKAASITQLEIMPEPPEARPAGQPWPTYPMTFRVSSAHEEAGERVYAVSTKRFIGDDEGNVRALELVDVVFEDGRLTEVEGTSREIPADLVLFAMGFTGPEQGGLVEQLGLELDERGNVRRDASYASSRPGVYVAGDCGRGQSLIVWAIAEGRAAASYVDAFLTGETALPAPVKPTDRPLTV encoded by the coding sequence ATGGCTGACCCCAAGGGCTTTCTCAAGGAGGGTCGCAAGGTCGCGACCCGTCGACCTGTCGAGGAGCGGGTGGAGGACTGGAACGAGGTCTACCCCGACGGTGTCGGCCGCGCCCTGCTGCCGATCATCACCCCGCAGGCCGGACGCTGCATGGACTGCGGCATCCCCTTCTGCCACCAGGGCTGCCCGCTCGGCAACATCATCCCCGAGTGGAACGACCTGGTCTGGCGCGACGACTGGGAGGGGGCCATCGAGCGGCTGCACGCGACCAACAACTTCCCGGAGTTCACCGGTCGCCTCTGCCCGGCCCCCTGCGAGACCGCCTGCGTGCTGGGCATCAACCAGGACCCGGTGACGATCAAGAACGTCGAGGTCTCGATCATCGACCGCGCCTGGGAGTCCGGCTCCGTGCGGCCCCAGCCGCCGGAGTGGCTCTCGGGCCGCACCGTGGCCGTCATCGGCTCCGGTCCGGCCGGGCTGGCCGCCGCCCAGCAGCTGACCCGCGCCGGGCACACCGTGGCCGTCTACGAGCGCGCCGACAAGATCGGCGGGCTGCTGCGCTACGGCATCCCCGAGTTCAAGATGGAGAAGAAGCACCTCGACCGGCGCCTGGACCAGATGCGCCGCGAGGGCACCGTCTTCCGGGCCGGCGTCGACGTCGGCGGCGACCTGACCGGGGCCCGGCTCGCCGACCGCTACGACGCCGTCGTGCTGGCCACCGGGTCGACCGTGGCCCGCGACCTCGACGTCGAGGGCCGCGAGCTCGGGGGCATCCACCAGGCGATGGAGTTCCTCCCGCAGGCCAACCGGGTCGCGCTGGGGGAGTCGGTCGACGACCAGATCCGCGCCGACGGCAAGCACGTGGTGATCATCGGCGGCGGCGACACCGGCGCCGACTGCCTGGGCACCTCGACACGCCAGAAGGCCGCCTCGATCACCCAGCTCGAGATCATGCCGGAGCCGCCCGAGGCCCGGCCCGCGGGCCAGCCGTGGCCGACGTACCCGATGACGTTCCGCGTCTCCTCGGCCCACGAGGAGGCGGGGGAGCGCGTCTACGCGGTCTCCACCAAGCGCTTCATCGGTGATGACGAGGGCAACGTGCGCGCCCTCGAGCTGGTCGACGTGGTGTTCGAGGACGGGCGCCTCACCGAGGTCGAGGGCACCAGCCGCGAGATCCCGGCCGACCTGGTGCTCTTCGCGATGGGCTTCACCGGCCCCGAGCAGGGCGGCCTGGTCGAGCAGCTGGGCCTCGAGCTCGACGAGCGCGGCAACGTGCGCCGCGACGCGTCGTACGCCTCGTCGCGCCCGGGCGTCTACGTGGCCGGCGACTGCGGTCGTGGGCAGTCGCTCATCGTGTGGGCGATCGCCGAGGGCCGCGCCGCGGCGTCGTACGTCGACGCGTTCCTCACCGGCGAGACCGCGCTGCCGGCGCCGGTCAAGCCGACCGACCGTCCGCTGACGGTCTGA
- the gltB gene encoding glutamate synthase large subunit: MPYQHAFPPPQGLYDPRHEHDACGVAFVATLTGVASHDIVAQALTALRNLEHRGAAGAEPDSGDGAGILMQVPDAFLREACAEIGVELPPQRAYAVGTAFLPGDDEHVAATVARIEEIAAEEGLAVLGWREVPIDPSMLGATALGVMPTFRQLFVAGATQRVTGMSLERMAFCLRKRAERESDVYFPSLSSRTLAYKGMLTTEQLDQFYPDLVDERVASALAVVHSRFSTNTFPSWPLSHPFRYIAHNGEINTVMGNRNWMRAREALLDSDLIPGDLERLYPIVTDGASDSASFDEVLELLHMGGRSLPHSVLMMIPEAWENNTEMDAARRAFYEFHASMMEPWDGPACVVFTDGDQIGAVLDRNGLRPSRYWVTDDGLVVLASEVGVLDLDPATIVRKGRLQPGRMFLVDTEEHRIIEDEEVKSGLAAEHPYEEWLHAGLIHLDDIPEREHIVHTHASVTRRQQVFGYTEEELRVIVTPMANTGAEPIGSMGTDTPIAALSEKPRLLFDYFAQLFAQVTNPPLDAIREELVTSLNGTIGPEANLLEPTPASCRQVVLPFPVISNDDLAKIRHVNRDGDMPGFITHVSRGLYEVEGGGAALAARIDEVCAEVSAAIAEGARIIVLSDRHSTAELAPIPSLLLTAAVHHHLVREKTRTQVGLLVEAGDVRETHHVALLVGYGAAAVNPYLAMESAEDLAREGYYVTTEPEQAVANLVKALGKGVLKVMSKMGVSTVASYTGAQIFEALGLSQSVVDKYFTGTTSKLGGIELDTIAEEVARRHRTAYPRGGIMPAHRELEIGGEYQWRREGEPHLFDPETVFRLQHSTRAGRYDVFKQYTQRVDEQAERLMTLRGLFRFKDATESGRAPVPIEEVEPVSEIVKRFSTGAMSYGSISGEAHETLAIAMNRLGAKSNTGEGGEDSERLYDPERRSSIKQVASGRFGVTSEYLTNADDIQIKMAQGAKPGEGGQLPGHKVYPWVAKTRHSTPGVGLISPPPHHDIYSIEDLAQLIHDLKNANPSARVHVKLVSEVGVGTVATGVSKAHADVVLISGHDGGTGASPLTSLKHAGGPWELGLAETQQTLLLNGLRDRIVVQTDGQLKTGRDVVVAALLGAEEYGFATAPLVVSGCIMMRVCHLDTCPVGVATQNPVLRERFSGKAEYIVNFFTYIAEEVRELLAELGFRSLDEAIGQVGALDVAPAVDHWKAAGLDLSPILHVPDGAAFPDQDPRCTKTQDHGLEKSLDVTELVPLAQAALENGEPVRAQVAVRNVHRTVGTILGHEVTKRYGGEGLPDGTIDLTFLGSAGQSFGAFVPRGITLRLEGDANDYVGKGLSGGRVVVRPDRAATFTASEQIIAGNTIAYGATSGQVFIRGGVGERCCVRNSGAQVVVEGVGDHAAEYMTGGRLVVLGPTGRNVAAGMSGGVAWVLDLDEARVNRELVELAPVEGEAATELEALVRTHLEETGSEVAEELLADWSQSLARFTEVMPRDYRISLEAKAKAEADGLDENETAHAMMEALHG, from the coding sequence GTGCCCTACCAGCACGCATTCCCGCCGCCCCAAGGGCTCTACGACCCCCGCCACGAGCACGACGCGTGCGGTGTGGCCTTCGTCGCGACCCTGACCGGCGTCGCCAGCCACGACATCGTGGCCCAGGCACTCACCGCCCTGCGCAACCTCGAGCACCGCGGTGCCGCGGGCGCCGAGCCGGACTCCGGTGACGGTGCCGGCATCCTGATGCAGGTGCCCGACGCGTTCCTGCGCGAGGCGTGCGCCGAGATCGGCGTCGAGCTGCCGCCGCAGCGCGCGTACGCCGTCGGCACGGCGTTCCTGCCCGGCGACGACGAGCACGTGGCCGCCACCGTGGCCCGCATCGAGGAGATCGCCGCCGAGGAGGGCCTCGCGGTCCTCGGCTGGCGCGAGGTCCCGATCGACCCCAGCATGCTGGGCGCCACCGCCCTCGGCGTGATGCCGACCTTCCGCCAGCTCTTCGTGGCCGGCGCGACCCAGCGGGTCACCGGCATGTCGCTGGAGCGGATGGCCTTCTGCCTGCGCAAGCGCGCCGAGCGCGAGAGCGACGTGTACTTCCCGTCGCTGTCCTCGCGCACGCTGGCCTACAAGGGCATGCTCACCACCGAGCAGCTCGACCAGTTCTACCCCGACCTGGTCGACGAGCGGGTCGCCTCGGCCCTGGCCGTGGTGCACTCGCGGTTCTCGACCAACACCTTCCCGAGCTGGCCGCTCTCGCACCCGTTCCGCTACATCGCACACAACGGCGAGATCAACACCGTGATGGGCAACCGCAACTGGATGCGGGCCCGCGAGGCGCTGCTCGACTCCGACCTGATCCCCGGCGACCTCGAGCGGCTCTACCCGATCGTCACCGACGGCGCCTCGGACTCCGCGTCCTTCGACGAGGTCCTCGAGCTGCTGCACATGGGTGGGCGCTCGCTGCCCCACTCGGTGCTGATGATGATCCCCGAGGCGTGGGAGAACAACACCGAGATGGACGCGGCCCGCCGCGCCTTCTACGAGTTCCACGCCAGCATGATGGAGCCCTGGGACGGGCCCGCCTGCGTGGTCTTCACCGACGGCGACCAGATCGGCGCGGTCCTCGACCGCAACGGCCTGCGCCCCTCGCGCTACTGGGTCACCGACGACGGCCTGGTCGTGCTGGCCTCCGAGGTCGGCGTCCTCGACCTCGACCCGGCCACGATCGTGCGCAAGGGCCGGCTGCAGCCGGGCCGGATGTTCCTCGTCGACACCGAGGAGCACCGCATCATCGAGGACGAGGAGGTGAAGTCGGGCCTCGCGGCCGAGCACCCCTACGAGGAGTGGCTGCACGCCGGGCTCATCCACCTCGACGACATCCCCGAGCGCGAGCACATCGTGCACACCCACGCCAGCGTCACCCGCCGCCAGCAGGTCTTCGGCTACACCGAGGAGGAGCTGCGCGTCATCGTGACGCCGATGGCCAACACCGGCGCCGAGCCGATCGGCTCGATGGGCACCGACACGCCGATCGCGGCGCTCTCGGAGAAGCCGCGCCTGCTGTTCGACTACTTCGCCCAGCTCTTCGCGCAGGTCACCAACCCGCCGCTCGACGCCATCCGCGAGGAGCTCGTCACCTCGCTCAACGGCACCATCGGCCCCGAGGCGAACCTGCTCGAGCCCACCCCGGCCTCCTGCCGCCAGGTGGTGCTGCCGTTCCCGGTGATCTCCAACGACGACCTGGCCAAGATCCGCCACGTCAACCGCGACGGCGACATGCCGGGCTTCATCACCCACGTCTCCCGCGGCCTGTACGAGGTCGAGGGCGGCGGGGCCGCCCTGGCCGCGCGCATCGACGAGGTGTGCGCCGAGGTCAGCGCCGCGATCGCCGAGGGCGCACGCATCATCGTGCTCTCGGACCGCCACTCCACCGCCGAGCTGGCGCCGATCCCGTCGCTGCTGCTCACCGCCGCGGTCCACCACCACCTGGTGCGCGAGAAGACCCGCACCCAGGTGGGTCTGCTGGTCGAGGCCGGCGACGTGCGCGAGACCCACCACGTGGCGCTGCTGGTCGGCTACGGCGCCGCCGCGGTCAACCCCTACCTGGCCATGGAGTCGGCCGAGGACCTGGCCCGCGAGGGCTACTACGTCACCACCGAGCCCGAGCAGGCCGTGGCCAACCTGGTCAAAGCGCTGGGCAAGGGCGTGCTCAAGGTGATGTCGAAGATGGGCGTCTCCACGGTCGCCTCCTACACCGGTGCGCAGATCTTCGAGGCCCTCGGCCTCTCGCAGTCGGTGGTCGACAAGTACTTCACCGGCACCACCTCCAAGCTCGGGGGCATCGAGCTCGACACCATCGCCGAGGAGGTCGCGCGCCGCCACCGCACGGCGTACCCGCGCGGGGGCATCATGCCGGCGCACCGCGAGCTCGAGATCGGCGGCGAGTACCAGTGGCGCCGCGAGGGCGAGCCGCACCTCTTCGACCCCGAGACCGTCTTCCGCCTCCAGCACTCCACGCGTGCCGGTCGCTACGACGTCTTCAAGCAGTACACCCAGCGCGTCGACGAGCAGGCCGAGCGGCTGATGACGCTGCGCGGGCTGTTCCGCTTCAAGGACGCCACCGAGAGCGGCCGCGCGCCCGTGCCGATCGAGGAGGTCGAGCCGGTCTCCGAGATCGTCAAGCGCTTCTCCACCGGCGCGATGTCCTACGGCTCGATCAGCGGCGAGGCCCACGAGACGCTGGCCATCGCGATGAACCGGCTGGGCGCGAAGTCGAACACCGGTGAGGGTGGCGAGGACTCCGAGCGGCTCTACGACCCCGAGCGCCGCAGCTCGATCAAGCAGGTCGCCAGCGGCCGGTTCGGCGTGACGTCGGAGTACCTCACCAACGCCGACGACATCCAGATCAAGATGGCGCAGGGCGCCAAGCCCGGCGAGGGCGGGCAGCTGCCCGGCCACAAGGTCTACCCGTGGGTGGCCAAGACGCGCCACAGCACGCCGGGTGTGGGCCTGATCAGCCCGCCGCCGCACCACGACATCTACTCGATCGAGGACCTGGCCCAGCTGATCCACGACCTCAAGAACGCCAACCCCTCGGCCCGCGTGCACGTCAAGCTGGTCTCCGAGGTCGGCGTCGGCACGGTCGCGACCGGCGTCTCGAAGGCGCACGCCGACGTGGTGCTGATCTCGGGCCACGACGGCGGTACCGGCGCCTCGCCGCTGACCTCGCTGAAGCACGCCGGCGGTCCGTGGGAGCTCGGTCTGGCCGAGACCCAGCAGACCCTGCTGCTCAACGGCCTGCGCGACCGGATCGTGGTGCAGACCGACGGCCAGCTCAAGACCGGTCGCGACGTCGTCGTCGCGGCGCTGCTCGGCGCGGAGGAGTACGGCTTCGCCACCGCCCCGCTGGTGGTCTCGGGCTGCATCATGATGCGGGTCTGCCACCTCGACACCTGCCCGGTGGGCGTGGCGACGCAGAACCCGGTGCTGCGCGAGCGGTTCTCGGGCAAGGCCGAGTACATCGTCAACTTCTTCACCTACATCGCCGAGGAGGTGCGCGAGCTCCTCGCCGAGCTCGGGTTCCGCAGCCTCGACGAGGCCATCGGCCAGGTCGGCGCGCTCGACGTGGCGCCGGCCGTCGACCACTGGAAGGCGGCCGGGCTCGACCTGAGCCCGATCCTGCACGTGCCCGACGGCGCTGCCTTCCCCGACCAGGACCCGCGCTGCACCAAGACGCAGGACCACGGTCTGGAGAAGTCGCTCGACGTCACCGAGCTGGTGCCGCTGGCCCAGGCGGCGCTGGAGAACGGCGAGCCCGTGCGCGCCCAGGTCGCGGTGCGCAACGTGCACCGCACCGTCGGCACGATCCTGGGCCACGAGGTGACCAAGCGCTACGGCGGCGAGGGTCTGCCCGACGGCACGATCGACCTGACGTTCCTCGGCTCGGCCGGGCAGTCGTTCGGCGCGTTCGTGCCGCGCGGCATCACCCTGCGCCTCGAGGGCGACGCCAACGACTACGTCGGCAAGGGCCTCTCGGGCGGACGGGTCGTGGTGCGGCCCGACCGCGCGGCGACCTTCACCGCCTCCGAGCAGATCATCGCCGGCAACACGATCGCCTACGGCGCCACCTCGGGCCAGGTGTTCATCCGCGGCGGGGTGGGCGAGCGCTGCTGCGTGCGCAACTCCGGCGCGCAGGTGGTCGTCGAGGGCGTGGGCGACCACGCCGCCGAGTACATGACCGGCGGTCGCCTGGTCGTGCTGGGCCCCACCGGCCGCAACGTCGCGGCCGGCATGTCCGGCGGTGTCGCCTGGGTGCTGGACCTCGACGAGGCGCGGGTCAACCGCGAGCTCGTCGAGCTGGCCCCCGTCGAGGGCGAGGCCGCCACCGAGCTCGAGGCGCTCGTGCGCACCCACCTGGAGGAGACCGGTTCGGAGGTCGCCGAGGAGCTGCTGGCCGACTGGTCGCAGTCGCTGGCCCGCTTCACCGAGGTGATGCCGCGCGACTACCGCATCTCCCTGGAGGCCAAGGCCAAGGCCGAGGCCGACGGGCTCGACGAGAACGAGACCGCACACGCGATGATGGAGGCGCTCCATGGCTGA
- the lgt gene encoding prolipoprotein diacylglyceryl transferase, producing MTSWPVLQMLPLSIPSPSEGIWYLGPLPLRGYALCIILGIVAAIWIGERRWVARGGRAGDIQDLAIWAVPFGLVGARAYHVATDAGRYFGADGDPWQALYIWKGGLGIWGGIALGAVGVVLGARRKGIRLLPVLDAMAPGVLVAQALGRWGNWFNQELYGRPTDLPWGLEIDPASWPPGRSFEPGTTFHPTFLYESLWALAAFAVLVWADRRFRLGHGQVLAAYVALYSLGRGWIETLRIDDVELSDVGGLRFNVWTSIVLLVVAVAFLVWSRRRHPERESQVYEPGREPADEPTA from the coding sequence ATGACGTCCTGGCCGGTGCTGCAGATGCTGCCGCTCTCGATCCCGAGCCCCTCGGAGGGGATCTGGTACCTCGGTCCGCTGCCGCTGCGCGGCTACGCGCTGTGCATCATCCTGGGCATCGTGGCCGCGATCTGGATCGGCGAGCGGCGCTGGGTGGCCCGGGGCGGGCGCGCCGGCGACATCCAGGACCTCGCGATCTGGGCGGTGCCCTTCGGGCTCGTCGGGGCGCGGGCCTACCACGTGGCCACCGATGCCGGGCGCTACTTCGGCGCGGACGGCGACCCCTGGCAGGCGCTCTACATCTGGAAGGGCGGCCTGGGCATCTGGGGCGGCATCGCGCTGGGCGCGGTGGGCGTCGTGCTCGGGGCCCGGCGCAAGGGCATCCGGCTGCTGCCGGTGCTCGACGCGATGGCCCCCGGCGTGCTGGTGGCCCAGGCGCTGGGGCGCTGGGGCAACTGGTTCAACCAGGAGCTCTACGGCCGGCCCACCGACCTGCCCTGGGGCCTGGAGATCGACCCGGCGAGCTGGCCACCGGGGCGCAGCTTCGAGCCCGGCACCACCTTCCACCCCACCTTCCTCTACGAGTCGCTGTGGGCGCTGGCCGCCTTCGCCGTGCTGGTCTGGGCCGACCGGCGCTTCCGGCTCGGCCACGGCCAGGTGCTCGCGGCGTACGTCGCGCTCTACTCGCTGGGCCGCGGCTGGATCGAGACCCTGCGCATCGACGACGTGGAGCTCTCCGACGTGGGTGGGCTGCGCTTCAACGTGTGGACCTCGATCGTGCTGCTCGTGGTGGCCGTCGCCTTCCTGGTGTGGTCGCGCCGTCGCCACCCCGAGCGCGAGAGCCAGGTCTACGAGCCCGGCCGCGAGCCCGCCGACGAGCCGACCGCCTGA